The Glycine soja cultivar W05 chromosome 19, ASM419377v2, whole genome shotgun sequence genomic sequence tactgatacaataaaaaaaatggatcaattattattatccgaatacaaaatcaatatttataaaacatCATGGATCAACTAGAGTAAAATTATTTGAACTTAATCAAAGATTTTGAGTTGAATTTAAGTCTTTAAATAGCTAGATGAATAATTTTATCGCTCATAATAATGTCATCCGACTCAAACAAGATTATtggtaaaagatatttttggtctacacaaaaaattgatattaattgaGTTTAATGAAcacattattattttacaatatgaatgaataaaaaattattattaaaatgaattttaagatacttattataaaaatttataaatttattatacaaaatagtttataatttaataatagtataaaatgaTTATGTTATTACTTCAGACTATTTTTTCACGActatataataataacttaaaatgcatataacaaatttgttcgtttttataaatgatatttttttttctcaaaatagaAAGGGCATGCTAGGAGTAGGAGGGAGAGTATACTATAGGATAAACCAAAATATaggaagaaacaaaattaatgaaaaaagttaATGTTGTTATGTGGTTACGCCACGCCACGCAGGTTGCACGATTGCGTCAAACATAGCATAGCCAGAAGGCAAACAAAACACTATGGTGGGTCCCCCACACCCCACTCAAGAAAATCCTAAGCAAATCCATTCACAACACACAAGTGATTCTGTTTTCCAATTCCAAACACAGTTTCAAACCGTGGAAGCAAAGGCAAAAAATCACCGAGATATTTGCATCATCATCCCTTTTGCTTCACTCACACTGATACTGATCCTGATCCAATCCAATCCAATCTTGTAGTTGTTGCTCTATAAACTATAAAGGGAGCTCACACAATTGCAGATTCAGACCACACACACCCCTTTTTAACTACTTACTTCCCACTTTACCCTTCTCAACTCTCTTACTGTTACTATTACTGTTACTCCAcctaaatcaaaattcaaacataCCTGTGAGTTTCTTTTAGCTCTCAAACTTGCAAATCAGAGACcctttatatttaaatgattgccttttttattatgttatggATAAGAACTGTTTCATATTTCgggtcttattattattattattattatgtaacaTGGTTTGGGTGCAACTACCTGCAATAATTTACTGTTCATTTCTTCGAATTTTTGGACTTTATTTTAGTTCGCAATATGTGtcataattcataataataatagttgcATTCAAATGCATTCCAAAACCTCAAAATCGAGCTCAGTGCTTGCTTCCTACTGTAATTTACTAAATTCccattttattgttttgtgttCTCTGTGATAAGttattcaaattcttcaagagcTTTTTGATTTTGCATTTTTTGATTAAAGTTGACTTGAACAGTTCCATCAAATTATTGAAATGccatttctttctttatcattattttttaatcccaATTTAAGTGGGGTTTCAGATAAGTCTAGCCTTGGTATTGATACACcgaaaagaaaaaggtgagaAAAGGGTTGGTTTTTGTTGTCATATTGTAGGATCAAGCGGTGGTGACACAATAATTGTTAGCTTGTTTGTTGCATTTGTTTCCTCTGTTGTCCACCTCTGATCACATGACATGttggttgttttctttttaactttggttgtttcttttttctcctatgTAATATAAATCCTAGTGTTCCTGTTCATTTCCATTACCTTGTGTTGTTTCAGATTGCATTTGCAGATAGATTGAATGTTGTGAACAAACAATGGGTTCATCCAAGGCCTTATGCAGTGTTTCTCTGCTCCATTTGTTCATAGTGGTTTGCCTTGTCTTCCAATGCTTTGCTACTAAAAACCATGCTGACCTGACCACAACTCTAACTGTGAATGCTTCTGATGCATCTGGAAAGCCAATACCAGAGACACTTTTTGGCATATTCTTTGAGGTGAAGATAAACTTGCATCTAGCACTCATTGTTGTTTATTTGCTCCACTCCCTTTCTAATTGGTTTTTATTATTCTGATACCTGATTATTATTTCTGGTGTATTATGAGAGTTTTCTTTTAAATGGGCTAAGATAGATCATGTGTTATGAAagagataagtatgaaaataaaatatgaaagaatttattttatctatattatgTATGTAATGTATCAACTATTGTAATATGGATTATGAGTGATCAAATAAACTGCATAGAGTTTGGGATTATGGaaatgtgcatttaattttgtattcaatttgATGATGCCTCTTATCCAATTATCAGAAAATGACCAGTTTATGGAATTTCATCTACAGGAGATTAATCATGCTGGAGCTGGGGGATTGTGGGCTGAGCTTGTGAGCAACAGAGGTCATTTTCATGTTCTCTAaacttttaaatgataaatCTAGCACTAGAAGGTTTCTCCaggatattttttttcctgtgaTTTTTCATGCAACTTACATGTTCAGATGCACAAGCACAGAATTCCTGCAATCTGTTGTATTGTACTTGATAGGAAACGTGATAATaactgaaaaagaaaatcaaaagaaaagagaagaacatTGAATTTGTTAGACAAAAGTGGACAAGTAAAGGTATATCCACCCTTGACTTAAAGTGCTCCATGATTTTAACCATAAAAGTGGCTACTCCCTTACTTTCTCAATGTAGAGGAgctttttttgaattaaagatACACACATATAAGGGTTTGTGCCTTTTCTTTCCTTAGCTATGAGCTTATGGTCTCCATCAGAATATTGCTAGCTTTTTCATTGTTATTCAAGTAATTTATGGTGTTTTTTTCCCAACAACTTGCATTAATTTCAGCCACTCCACAATCATCTTTCTATTGAATTCCCTTTTTTccaccttttatttttttcttatcttaatcTAATTTTTGATGAAAAGGAGAGGCCTGAAGTGtcttcttatcattttcttaagGAGATTCTGTTTTAGATATGATGAATGATCCTTCTTTATCAATGTTCAAATGTGAACAAAGGAATGATTTGTTGGTTAACTTGTTGTTTTGTTATAGGTATGTcactgtttttaattttaagtataaCTGAAATATTATGAATTCTTGTTTTAGGATTTGAAGCTGGCGGTCCTAACACTCCTTCAAATATTGATCCTTGGTCAATTATTGGAAATGAATCATTGATAAATGTTGAAACTGATCGTACCTCTTGCTTTGACCGTAATAAGGTTGCACTTCGATTGGAGGTATCATGTGACAGCGAAGGTGACAACATCTGCCCAGCTGATGGTGTTGGTGTTTATAATCCTGGTTTCTGGGGCATGGTGAGACTAATTGATACCCTTGCATCAATTATATCATAAATCTTATGTGCATATATTTcctgaacaaaaaaaaagacaaaaaactgaataacataatttatagTCTAAAAGTCTATGCTGTTATTTAGTTTCTAttgtttggttaaaatttatttagacCCTTATCTGGTTACTTTCATTGTGATTATTTGTATTCCTTCATGGCTGAGACTGCAAGTAATATATTTACTATGATCTTTCAGAATATTGAGCAAGGGAAGAAATACAAAGTGGTCTTCTATGTTCGTTCAACTGAATCACTTAATCTAACAGTTTCATTGACTGGATCCAATGGTGTAGGAAACCTGGCTTCATCTGTGATCACGTGAGCTCCAATTTTATGTGCTATAGAGACTTCATGTGCAGTAGATTTAATCCCAGAAATTATCATTTGCATCTATCAGTATGACTAATAATCGATCTTTCAGAGGTTCTGCACTTGATTTTTCAAACTGGACAAAGGTGGAGAAGATACTGGTTGCCAAGGCAACAGATAATAACTCAAGACTTCAATTAACAACCACCACCAAAGGTGTGATATGGTTGGACCAAGTGTCTGCTATGCCACTGGACACATATAAGGTTGTGTTACATCCTGaaattgtttatatttcttACCAAATGAAATATTTCTTAGACCCTAACAGAGTTGTgtatatattaaagaaattaatttatatcttttccttcatgtgtttgaataaaaagaTTGACTTTCACATGtgctacttgtggaaattgtctCTCCACCCATGGGGGTTGCATATATCCAATACTCCACATAACTTCATGATGGTGGGAGCCTTGCAAATGGACTGCCTTATATTGTTTAATTTGAGCCTATAATGTTTTATGGCTAATTATGTTGCTACAGGTATCAAAACTTGATTTTTATATAGTGCGTTAATTTTATGCaaccattatttttataatcattaacATTACTTATGTCTTGATAATAGTAAAACTAACTTTGTTTATTCACAAGTACTTGTGCTTGTAAGGGGAGGGAGGGAGATTAGTTGTTCTCTCAAAAATTGCTTGTTAGGAATCTAGGTTCTTcatgtttataaaatttttctctctttatttttttatttatacatcatCCTTAATTATACTATATATTTCTCTTCATACGTTACTGTGATAGCATGACCTTTCATATGCATGGCATGAACACGAAAAGAATGATGTTTACAAAGacttaaaatctaaaaaacacAGCCATTCtttagtaataaaatatttataatgaaaatagtTAATATTGATTCAGCTCCAATGATGAAATTATGCTTCAGTTCCCCCACCCTATAACATCTTCAACCCTGACTTGATGCAGGGACATGGTTTCCGAACTGACCTTGTTGAAATGCTGACAGCTTTGAAACCAAGATTTATCAGATTTCCGGGTATGCATAAAGTGGTTCAGATTGATAAATTTCAAACTCGAATTTGTTATAACACACTTGTACATTACTTTTGTTCTGTGTTATGTGCTCTAGTCTTGCATCTCCAAAATGTGTATACTTGAACGAGGGCATGCTTAAGTGAAAGGGTGGAAAAGAGAGAGGAAAGTGAAAAACAGAATTTGTTTTTAGCtataattattcataaataCTTGGTAGAGAGTGtacaaaataaggaaaaaggtaTTATTAATCTATTTTAAACTATTCTACTTTTTACTCCCGTGTCGAAGTGTGAAATAATTTGCATATCAACATCAATTGGttcattttgtttcacttttagTTATACCTAGCAAATCCTTAGTGAGCTATTTGAGccaagaaatttatttatttatgaacttAACAAGTTATTTGGTACTTTTgtttgagaaaatgttttttgttttcattttctatttttacttttaattacaaaaataccacattgtttttattttattttctgttttgaagGATTGGTATAGGAAACAACAAACACAACTTTTATTGTTTTCACTTTTTCGATATAAACTTTTGAAAACAGGAAATGAAGATaacatttttgttattaaaagtgCAAACAGAACATTTTCTTTACCAAATGTCCCCTAAATTTCCTTTTTTCCTGTCGCTTTTGGTTAGGTTCTAGTTGTCGCTTTATAATTTGGTTCCACACTCCAAAATTACTTATATGGAGCTTCTCTATGCTGTCTGAAATTGTGATTAGGCATATTTTTCTCatggttatttatttgttaacaaAGTGTGAAGAATTCAAATTAATGATATCCTAATTATTTCCATTTATCATTCTGTTTCAAAAGGACTGTCCAAATAACAATCAAAGCTAATGCTCAAATAGATTTAACTTTTCTTAAGATCTATCTACTATGATAAAATATCATGTATTTTTCCTCTGTGAAAGCAGAAATTAAGGGGAAATTTTGTTAGATGTCAGTTGAAGACAAACATTTTCTGAACTGGCATGCATAAGTGTGAAGTGTTCTGCCTTTTATAGAATACGGCAATTAAATCAGGCACTATGAGAAGAGACAATATGATAGGatacattatataaaataattgtgaTGCCAGTTAGAAGTTTGAGCATCCAATTTGCCATGGAATTTCAGGAATATAAATGTCGACAACATCCAATTTTATGAATGGTATAGTATTGAATGGACATTTTAATTGCAATTCTTAACATTTAGAATgcattgttttaatttatggcTTTGTATTGGATTAATTgtgatttttgtttcatttattttgtttttaaagaatgttttccttgtttttcttcttcttcttcttcttcttctttataaAGGAATTGATTGTGCTACAGCTTTGAGTCTTGTTGGACCAAGATGATCTATATTTGTTTTACTTTCTTTAATACATATTATAGATTTAGTAAGCATAGTTTGACAATAATGCATTCTAGTtcactcttctagtttgtatgCAACTCAACTAACATCTGGGAGTGTTATTTTTCATTACATTGCATTAGGCGGTTGTTTTGTTGAAGGAGAATGGTTAAGAAATGCATTTCGATGGAAAACATCCATTGGACCATGGGAGGAGAGACCTGGGCACTTTGGTGATGTTTGGATGTACTGGACTGATGATGGACTTGGTTATTATGAGTTTCTCCAAGTAAGTGCCTCTTTACATATATTGTAGCTTAGGATTATGATGTTCGTATCTAGTCGAATTACTCTAGTTGTGCTATGCTAGtgaaatgatatatataattattattataatttttgagCAGCTTGCAGAGGACTTGGGTGCTTCACCAATATGGGTATTTAATAATGGTAATTTATGTTTCTCTATGTTAACTAAGTGTTTGTTtggaatttcttttttaaagaaaataatcacTAATTTTTCAAAAGCTCTCTGAAGAAGCTGCCAAAAATAAGCTATTATTTCCTCAAAATAAGTTAGACCAAACATCCACTAAGTTTGTTActtacaaagagaaaaaaattgttttatgttttctaaTTGAATATTTCGTTTTAGGTGTCAGTCATAATGATCAAGTTGATACATCGGCGGTCTTACCTCTTGTGCAAGTATGTTGTCACacttttttccttgtttttcctctcttATTACTTTTTTCCATTATTGTTAAAACAAACTTGACTtagaaatatataataagatcTTGAAATCCTGATTGTAGGAAGCCCTTGATGGAATTGAGTTCGCGAGAGGTGATCCCACTTCAAAATGGGGTTCCCTTAGAGCTGCTATGGGACATCCTGAGCCATTTGACCTCAGATATGTTGCTGTTGGGAATGAAGATTGTGGAAAAAAGAATTATCGAggtatgcatattttttttattctatcctaagaaaaacttatattttttttgttaaaatgcaCTAAcactttatattatttatgcCAAGGTGATGTGTGACAGCTATTGGTGaacttattattaatatacGAGATTTGCAGATTTCTAACAAACAGTTCTGGATTTCATATTTCCCCCCCTTCTAATTGAATCAGACTAAATTGACACTACTTCTTTTCCTGTTAAATCTTTGATTGCCAGGAAACTACCTGAAATTCTATAGTGCAATAAAAAGTGCTTATCCAGATATCCAAATTATCTCAAACTGTGATGGTTCTTCTCGACCTTTAGATCATCCAGCTGATATGTATGATTATCATGTAATGTCTTCACACAATGTCTTTGATTACAAACCCCTTACACGCACACATGCACATATAATATTGATCCACTTGTATCTTCTCTTATACTTTGTTTCTATTATTAGGTTTATACAAATGCGAATGACATGTTTTCTAGAGCTAACACATTTGATCATACATCACGAAATGGTCCAAAGGTTTTATGATCTCTATCAAACACCTCTGTTTTATTAGTTATTGGCATATCCATTTGTATGGAATCTATTTTGTGGACACTTTACAGGCTTTTGTAAGTGAGTATGCCGTGACTGGAAAAGATGCTGGGACAGGAAGCCTCTTGGCAGCCCTAGCTGAAGCTGGCTTCCTAATTGGACTGGAAAAGAACAGGTTTATACTTATTATGAAGTTTTCATTAAGTATTTTATCTAGGGCCAGGTTTGAAATTTTGCACTTTTGCCCAAACCACATATGCAagagattttttatattatatgggCAAGTTAcccttctaagttctaactaaGTTTGGCTAGGCCATAAACAAAGCCCAAACAGGCAACATATAAGCTTAAGTAAATCAAGTCAGTTATGAGTGTTGTTAAGCAAGCTTGACTTATCTGTTAAACCAGATTCACTTCAAGTTTTATGATCACTTTtctttcaaatgaattttttgtTCTAGTGCCTTTACTGATTTGAGCTTAGCAAGTAATTTTGAGCTTAGCAAGCTTGACTTATCTGTTAAACAAGATTCCGTTTCTATTCTTGGTTCCTAGCAGTATGAAATCTGAGTTTCTGATCTAGTTCACTTAATAGCATGTACtcactgttttcattttttatttctggtGCAGTGATGTTATCCAAATGGCCAGCTATGCTCCACTTTTTGTTAATGCCAATGATAGGAGGTAATTTCTTATGATTTTACCGggaaatttcttttatatatttttcttcattgatTTTTGGTCTAGCCTTATTGTGCACTATGTTCTTTTCTGAGTAGAAGTTTTATGAAAAGACTCCACGAGAAAATAGACATAATTTGTTGATTTCTCTGAGGAGACATGATTGTACTTGTGAAAGTGAAGACCAGCCTTCCATTGAGCCAGAAATAAATTGTAGCTTGATTTACGCTGTCCATGGAAATACATAATTCTGTTACAGTAGCTCATAACTAAAGGATGGTGAAGTGGATCATTAACATTGTTCAGCTAAACAATTGCTTGAAGAACAAAATGTGACCGTTTTATTCCACacaaatttataaacaaatttagGAAAAAAGTGTCTTCAGAAGGATTTCATTACTCTAAATATCAGAAGTAAAGTGTTTTCATTTCAAATGTTATGGTGGTTGGTAAATCATGTACAGTTGTTCCTCTTGATGGTAAACTAAGATTGTGTCAATTTCTGTCGTTAGGTGGAACCCGGATGCAATTGTATTCAACTCCTTTCAGCTCTATGGAACTCCTAGCTATTGGGTGCAACTATTTTTCTCAGAGTCAAGTGGAGCAACACTTCTAAGTACATCACTTCAAGCACCTTCCTCAAATTCACTTGTTGCATCAGCAATTACATTTCAAAATTCTGTAGATAAGAAAAATTACATACGAATAAAGGTAAGTAACAGACAATTTTGCATCAGTTACACAtatttctgtattttttttaaattgagaaTCAGTTCTATTTCCCTAGTTATAGTTAATGGCATCAAGTTGGATTTGTagaaacattttatattttaattttttgaatttattgaTCTCActatttattctatattttttggaaATTGACATTGCTATGAAATCGTAAGTTTTGAGAACTTCTCAAAGAACAAGGCATACtttaaaattaaggataaaaaacttatcttccaccattttccataaaattgacaaattattttatagtgtTTGGATGTGCGTCCCGAAAGATTAGACGTGCAAAGCATCAATACACACACTTAGTGAGCAGAttaataaaatagatttgtTGTGCTTTAAATGCTGTCATTGGGTTTGGGTCCTCTCCATTTTTCCATTACtaagcttttgaaaaaaataaatgttacttCCCATAAAGTGTGTATCatttccattttatttattttcccaaaatcttataaaaacgAAAGAAATGGAGAAAATGGTGGAAAAAGGAAATGGAGAGCATCCATTTATGCTTTCATTAGCACTGTCATCAATCTGAATCAATTGACTTTTGCAGGTTGTGAACTTCGGTACCACTGCCGTGAACCTCAAAATCTCTCTTGATGGACTGGAACCAAACTCATTGCAGTTATCTGGGTCAACAAAGACTGTGCTTACATCTGCAAATGTAATGGATGAGAACTCCTTCTCACAGCCAAAGAAGGTACCTCAAGCTTCACTCTTTCCAAACTTCTCGTTTATAATTGAGCTAATTTGTTCATCCCCATGTTTTGATACACCCTTCtgaatattatttagtttattataaaaacgTTCTAACTTCTTGCATGAACGATAGTGTTATAAGGAAACCATTTCACAATTAGTTTAAGAGAAAATAGGTTATACACTGAAGTTCTAAACAATTTTACACtgttattcaatcacaaattaccGTGTATAATAGTTTGTTGACTTTCAGAACAACTAAGTCATACCAACAATGGTTTCTAATTGGATGACAGTGTAACTGTGCATAACTgttaattttactttaaatgCCTTTTAAATAATGTGAAGTAAATTGTCTTTGATGTTTCTATCAATGAAAGTTTTTCATGGGTTCCTCACGTCAAACATAGCTTATAATTATAAAGATAGAAATCGTTATGGCTATTTAGGAACCATGTTAAATTAGCttatgattttgttgtttttaatatgGTTTCAGGTGGTGCCAATCCAAAGTCTACTTCAGAATGTTGAGAAGGACATGAATGTCACAGTCCCACCTCGTTCGTTCACATCATTTGATCTGCTGAAACAATCCAGTAATTTGAAGATGGCAGGGAGCGATTCTTCCACGTGGTCTTCTATTTAACGTTATTAAAAATTTGACCAAAagcagaaaaaataaataaagggaaAGGAATGGGATGTATGCAATAGCTGCAATTAACTATATAATAAGTTTGACACCTTAGTTGGTCTACTTTGCCATGTAATTAAACAATGTTGTGctgtaaataatatttgtatagtttaatttaattggtCCACCAGGCACGAAGCAGTTATTCTGAAATTAATAAGACCTCTGAAATAATTTTACGAATAACACTCCACAAGCCAATTGGCCTTAATTGAGTCATATTTTTAGGAACATTCACTTTTTGACATAGAACAACATGGGTATAGTTCAGCTTGTTAACAATGCAAATATGGAGAAAAGGGTTAGAGGTAGAAGAGAGAacaaagaaagatgaagagctCGAGCTATGTTCTAATAATGCAAATCTGAATGTATAATAGTGAAAAGGGGGGAATACAGGGGGAATAAGAGGTAAGAATAGTTGTATTACAATAATATCAATTGattattaaagataataatGATGGAGGTGGTGGAGGTGATTATTGTCTTTGCTGTAAATAATGATAATTGTTGTAGTAGTAATATAATGATGAGGGTaagattaacaaaaataaagaaggCGTCACAATGTGAAAAAGATTAGGAATTGTTATTCAGATGATAAAGATTAGAAAATTAGGAAATGttagtttaattatattaaaattatttaatgaaattctttaaaatcatattaaaattcaatggatttaaaattgagattccaatttttaagaattttgtaATGTCATGAATCATGATTACGATTGAGGCCTAATTCCAATTTCAAGTTTTAATTCGACACTCAATTGTGTGCCAGAGAATTAGAAATACTTAAGGTAAAGTTCACTTTTTTCCTGtacttatattctttttaaaatatttttttcattttttatgtcatttaatTCCTCTTAACTTTGTTATAAGAT encodes the following:
- the LOC114400035 gene encoding alpha-L-arabinofuranosidase 1-like → MGSSKALCSVSLLHLFIVVCLVFQCFATKNHADLTTTLTVNASDASGKPIPETLFGIFFEEINHAGAGGLWAELVSNRGFEAGGPNTPSNIDPWSIIGNESLINVETDRTSCFDRNKVALRLEVSCDSEGDNICPADGVGVYNPGFWGMNIEQGKKYKVVFYVRSTESLNLTVSLTGSNGVGNLASSVITGSALDFSNWTKVEKILVAKATDNNSRLQLTTTTKGVIWLDQVSAMPLDTYKGHGFRTDLVEMLTALKPRFIRFPGGCFVEGEWLRNAFRWKTSIGPWEERPGHFGDVWMYWTDDGLGYYEFLQLAEDLGASPIWVFNNGVSHNDQVDTSAVLPLVQEALDGIEFARGDPTSKWGSLRAAMGHPEPFDLRYVAVGNEDCGKKNYRGNYLKFYSAIKSAYPDIQIISNCDGSSRPLDHPADMYDYHVYTNANDMFSRANTFDHTSRNGPKAFVSEYAVTGKDAGTGSLLAALAEAGFLIGLEKNSDVIQMASYAPLFVNANDRRWNPDAIVFNSFQLYGTPSYWVQLFFSESSGATLLSTSLQAPSSNSLVASAITFQNSVDKKNYIRIKVVNFGTTAVNLKISLDGLEPNSLQLSGSTKTVLTSANVMDENSFSQPKKVVPIQSLLQNVEKDMNVTVPPRSFTSFDLLKQSSNLKMAGSDSSTWSSI